From Nitratidesulfovibrio vulgaris str. Hildenborough, a single genomic window includes:
- a CDS encoding MotE family protein — protein sequence MKRQPSGSGLRLSRLCRWLVFVAAIKLSLLLGLALDLPEMLRPLLGEALTSVASLTAPHKAQEIPAPQTPPADAPAARGKASAPGMGVAMAAEATPPQTTQPEIPTPAGDLMNRETLQRKQEDLSRREQELRQLQHQVDTRLEELQSLESKLQAMIKEAQGMKDEKFRHLVDVYTNMKAKQAAAVLETLDERIAVKILAGMRGRQAGEILTFVDAKKAARLSEALTRMQLPLE from the coding sequence GCAACCCTCCGGTTCAGGGCTCCGTCTTTCTAGGCTTTGCCGCTGGCTGGTGTTCGTGGCAGCCATCAAGCTGTCGCTGCTGCTCGGTCTCGCCCTTGACCTGCCGGAAATGTTGCGGCCCCTTCTCGGAGAGGCTCTCACCTCGGTGGCATCGCTCACGGCACCCCATAAGGCCCAGGAGATACCTGCCCCGCAGACACCACCCGCCGACGCACCGGCTGCGCGTGGAAAGGCTTCCGCGCCCGGCATGGGCGTAGCCATGGCAGCCGAGGCGACACCTCCGCAAACGACGCAACCCGAAATCCCGACGCCCGCCGGCGACCTCATGAACCGCGAAACGCTCCAGCGCAAGCAGGAAGACCTTTCACGCCGCGAGCAGGAACTGCGCCAGTTGCAACATCAGGTCGACACGCGCCTTGAGGAATTGCAATCGCTCGAATCGAAGCTGCAAGCCATGATCAAGGAAGCGCAAGGCATGAAGGATGAGAAGTTCCGGCATCTTGTCGATGTGTACACGAACATGAAGGCCAAACAGGCCGCTGCGGTGCTCGAAACGCTCGACGAGCGCATCGCCGTCAAGATACTGGCGGGCATGCGAGGCAGACAGGCGGGAGAGATTCTCACGTTCGTGGACGCCAAGAAAGCCGCCCGTCTCTCCGAAGCCCTCACCCGGATGCAACTGCCGCTTGAATAG